CTCTCGCTCTGCTTTCGACACCAAATACTCTCCCCATCGCCAGCTACATGTGTGATTACAATTAGAGACATTGACATCACTATGACATCACTGGCCTCCTGAAGTCAATAACACGGCTTCCTCCTttgctcacccccccccccccactccactccacccccaccaccaccaccacccgccCGCCACCCCGCACTCCTATCAGCtgcttttgtttcatgtttctgCACTTTGGAGACGCCGTGTGACTCGGCTGGAGCGTCAGGGCTCGGCACAGCCAGCGTGCCGCAGATCAAACCCCGCGGAACGCGCTCGCCCCTCTCCCCCCGCGACGTTCCGCCGCGGTGTCACCTTTGAAGGCGGCGCGTCTTTTTCCTACACGGCCGCTCACGCGCAACCTTCGGGGAGCTCATAAAGAAACTTCGGAGGTTTACAGACAACAGCGGCGACAGCCTTTTATTATGacgtcacaaaaaaaaacaaaaaacgtcaggatggaaagaaaaagcaacCCGTCCGCCCAAGCCCCTAAAAACAAACCTCAATGTAGTGTTTTGTAACAATTCTTTGAATTATTTTTGAAGCCATCAGCAACTACGTAAAATACAGAGGGACACGTTTCGTTTGTTGAAAAATCACAGTCCTTTTCGGACTGCACATTTTACCACGGTCCTCGcggtagcaggtggtgtagtggttagagctgccaccctTATGCTCGAAAGACCCAGCCTCAAATAACTGCCtcctctgtagtacccttgagcaaagtaccctGGATtgaaaatcaccctgctgtataaatgttaatttgtgtGTAATTAAACACTAACGCTTAAGCTGTAGTGGAGAAAAGcaagagcaaaacaaagaaatgttgatttaatgcattttaataaagctGCTCTATTTtggccacacacactttctgaaccgctcgtcccatacggggtcgcggggaaccggagcctatccggcaacacagggcataaggctggaggaggaggggacacacccaggacaggacgccagtccatcgcaaggcaccccgagcgggactcgaaccccagacccaccggagagcaggaccgtggtccaacccactgcaccaccgcacccccgctcgCGTTCCTAACAGTGacactgaaatattacaaattcTAAGGCATCCGCCAATATTCCCATCAGTTCACATTAACTAAAGACGGTCCATTCTGTGCTGCTTCGACAAGAGCACGGGAACAAAGCTGGAACTGCAGCTTAcgatggacaaaaaaaaatcccgttGACCTTCCCGCTCCgtaaatttacatgtacatgtacattcattcatctaacagacgcttttctccaaagcaacgcacatctcgGCGAGCTGGAAGTCATAAATGGAAATCGTAAATGACTTCCGCCTGCCCTTTTCATCCAGAGGAGTACTAGTCCGTGTACATATTTATGGCCTGTCCTACAGTATCGGCTATATGGTCTGGTTTCATTTACGGATTTGAAGATAAACCCGGTATTTTGATAACAATATACAGCTAATATAGCTCTAATAATGTTTCTtagctcctccgtgaaccgccaccttaccgtggtggaggggtttgagtgcctgaatgagtccaggagctatgttgtctggggctatatgcccctggtagggtctcccatggcagacaggtcctggatgagaCGAGACAAAgagcggttcaaaaaccccttatgacggaaaaatcaaggctttcgtttaccccgcccggtatggggtcaccggggccccaccctggagccaggcctggggggggggggggggctcgcatgcgagcgcctggtggccaggtctatgcccacggggcctggccgggctcagcctgaagccacgacgtggagccgctcttcggtgggctcactacctgccggagaaaccgtaaggggccggtgcattgtgatttgggcggtggtcggggccgagtgcccggccgacccaaacctcgggcgccaactctggtttttgggacttggaatgtcacctcactggcggggaaggagcctgagctggtgcgggaagtcgagagataccgtctagatatagtcgggctcacttccactcacagcttgggttctggaaccactctcctcgatcgggggtggactctccactattctggcgttgcccaaggtgagaggcggcgggctggtgtgggcttattaatagccccccagttcagccgccatgtgttggagtctaccccggtgaatgagagggtcgtctccctatgccttcgggtcagggaacggtctctcactgtcgtttgtgcttatgcgcctagcggaagtgtagagtacccggcctttttagagtccctggggggcgtgctggaaagcgctcccactggggactctgtcgttctactgggggactttaacgcccacgtgggcagcgacagtgatacctggaggggcgtgattgggaggaacggcctccctgatctgaacccgagcggtgagttgttattggatttctgtgctagtcgcggtttatccataacgaacaccatgttcgtgcataagggtgtccatcagtgcacttggcaccaggacgccctaggtcggaggtcgatgatcgactgtgtagtcgtttcttctgaccttcggccatatgtcttggacactcgggtgaagagaggggctgagctgtcaactgatcaccacctggtggtgagttggattcgatggcaggggaaaaagctggacagacctggcaggcccaaacgcatagtgagggtctgttgggaacgtttggcggaggcccctgtcagagaggtcttcaactcccacctccgacagagcttcaaccaggtcccgagggaggtgggggacattgagtctgaatggactatgttccgcgcctccattgtcggggcggcggttcggagctgcggccataaggtctccggcgcctgtcgcggcggcaatccccgaacacggtggtggacaccggaagtaagggatgccgtcaagctgaagaaggagttctatcgggcctggctggctcatgggactcctgaagcagctgacaggtaccgacgggccaaacggagcgcggctctggcagtcgccgcggcaaaaactcgggcttgggaggagttcggtgaggccatggaggaagactttcggtcggcctcaaagagattctggcaaaccgtccggcgactcagaggggggaagcggtgttccacgaacactgtttacagtggaagtggtgcgctgctgacctcagctgaggatgttctcgggcggtggaaggagtactttgaggatctcctcaatccctccgacacgccttccgtagaggaagctgaggctggggacttggagggggactcgtccattaccctggctgaagttgctgaggtagtcaaaaaactcctcggtggcaaggctccgggggtggatgagatccgccccgagtttctcaagtctctggatgttgtggggctgtcttggctgacacgcctctgcagcaccgcgtggagttcgggaacggtgcctctggactggcagaccggggtggtggtccctctttttaagaagggggaccggagattgtgttccaactacagggggatcacactccttagcctccctgggaaagtctatgccagggtactggaaaggagaatccgaccgatagtcgaacctcggattcaggaggagcaatgcggttttcgccctggccgtggaacactggaccagctctataccctcactagggtgttggagggttcgtgggagtttgcccaaccagtccatatgtgttttgtggacctggagaaggcattcgaccgtgtccctcgtggcatcctgtgggaggtgcttcgggattatggggttcggggctcgttgctacgggctgttcgttccctgtatgaccggagcaggagcttggttcgcattgccggcagtaagtcagacctgttcccggtgcatgttggactccgccagggctgccctttgtcaccgattctgttcattatttttatggacagaatttctaggcgcagtcagggaacggagagtgtctgttttggtggccgcgagatctcgtctctgctttttgcggacgatgtggtcctgttggcttcatcaagtcaagacttgcagcgtgcactggggaggtttgcagccgagtgcgaagcggcggggatgagaatcagcacctccaaatccgaggccatggttctcagtcggaaaaaggtggattgctccctccgggttaggggggagttgctccctcaagtggaggagtttaagtatctcggggtcttgttcacgagtgagggaaaaatggagcggcaggtcgacagacggatcggtgcggcgtccgcagtaatgcggtcattgtaccggtctgttgtggtgaagaaggagctgagtcgtaaggcgaagctctcaatttaccggtcgatctacgttcctaccctcacctatggtcatgaactctggatcatgaccgaaagaacgagatcgcggatacaagcggcagaaatgagtttcctccgcagagtggctgggcgcacccttagggatagggtgaggagctcagtcacccgggaggagctcggagtagagccgctgctcctccgcatcgagaggagccagttgaggtggctcgggcatctgttccggatgcctcctggacgcctccctggggaggtgttccgggcttgtcccactgggaggaggcctcggggcagacccaggacacgttggagagactatgtctcccggctggcctgggaacgccttggggttcccccagaggaactggaggaggtgtgcggggagagggaagtctggaggactctgctcggactgctgcccccgcaacccggccccggataaagcggaggaagatggatggatggatgtttcttAGTATATTCagccatccattgtcaacaaccgctcatGCCAAgtagggtcatggcgagccggagcctagcccggcaacacggggcgcaaagCGAGAGGGGACACATCCGGGACGGGACGTCGGTCCATCACAAAGCagcccaaggaggactcgaaccccaaccccagacccgccacatgGTAGGCACCGGCCGAACCCGCCGCACCGCCACGCCGTTTTTCAGTATAAGTatgtttacatctatttatGCTTACATTTTCCATCCACAGCAATACTAATGGGCTGAAATACCCCATCTGACATTTCGTCCAACTCTCCATCACTGGCTTcaagatgaaaaataacaacTTACAGTATAGACCTGAAAGACACCTAGGAAAACATTATCGTTTCATACCGATGGACACTGAAGTCACGCTCCACAAAATGATCGATATAAACAACTCACCATCTTCAGCGAATCTTGAACGTCGTTCTCCAAAGACAAGTGTAATGCTACGAACTCCAAGACGACATcttaaaaatttgtatttagGCTATACAGTataaagcggggggggggggcgcagtggcgcagtgggtttggccgggtcctgctctctggtgggtctggggttcgagtcctgctggaggtgccttgcgatggactggcgtcccctcctgagtgtgtgcgtgtatcccccccactccagccttgcgccccgtgttgctgggttagggtccggttcaccatgacccccctcccccggggacaagtggcttcagccaacgtgtgtgtgtgtgtgtgtgtgtgtgtgagcgagtaTAAACTTTATTTCAAAGGGGGGGCCACATGTTCAACGACAGAACTGCACAGACCCTTCAGTAATTTCCCCTTCTCAGTATTTGGTAGAAGTAAAACTACGGTCGTACGCCGTGGCTTCGTTCATCTTCTAAAACACCTTGTTCCAAATCTCAACTCAAAAGCAGCTTTTAGTgcagcagcttaacattattGTGTAACTTATCGTTTTACTCATACATACAGTTTTCCAGGCGATGTTCTTTGCAAGGTCTTTTCTCCactcatttcagatttttgtagAACATTTGTACGTTTCATCTGCGTCTCTCTGatatttctgcttttaacaCGGACTCAGGCCTCACCTGTAATGTCGCCGCGGGACAATCGTGTTGGCAAAGCACTACGTAAAATCATAATGTGTTAAATTGAATCCTAtatttagggggtgtggtggcgcagtgggttggaccactgtcctgctttccagtgggtctggggttcgagtcccgcttggggtgccttgtgatggactggcgtcctgtcctgggtgtgtcccctccccctccagccttacgccctgtgttgccgggttaggctctggctccctgtgaccccgtatgggacaagcggttctgaaaatgtgtgtgtgtgtgtgtgtgaatcctttatttttcatgtatgttttactccttttttccagaatgtaatcgcacacgcacacacacacacacacactcacacacacacacacacacacgctgaaatcgcttgtcccaagcagggtcgtggggagccagagcctaacccggcaacacagcggtAAGGCTGGGGAGGGGACTCGCCcgggacggaacgccagtccatcgcaaggcaccccaagcgggactcgaaccccagacccaccggagagcaggacccggtccgacccactgcacccccgcgccccccaGAATATGAATATAATCACGTTACCCAAAATCTTTGTCCATTCTAAAAACCCTGCAAGCACCGACGAGCGCCTCCGCCGATGTACCGGCTGTGAGCCACCCCTTCCGTTCCCTCCACAGGCTGCCCGTTTGGAGGAGAACGCCTTTCTCCCGGTCCTGTAGGCGCCCGCTTCACGGTACGTGTTCCTGAGCGACGAGGGCGCAAGATCCCCCGCTCCCCCGCCCCCAAGAACAGCCAATCTGCGCTCCCCGCCAAGCCGCAGATGGTCAGAGCGACACTGTGGGAAGCAGAACCCAGATTCCTGCATTACGGGCCCCGGAAATGCCCTGAAACCGAATACTCAAATAAGGCAGCACACAAAGTTTTGAACGTACCATTGAACAATATGACACGAGGGAACACAAATGCAGGAAAATATTTACCGTGCACCAGCATGCTGTTCCCTGGAATGAAGAACGGCTGGTTCACGTTTCCCGCGTAGTCCAGCACGGCGGGCCCTGGCACGGCCATTCCTGggttggacacacacacacgctcaacACCTTCGCCTCCCCCCGTCCGCTGCGTCACGTTCACGAAACCTTTTCAGACCCGTTCGTTCACTCAAAACGCTTCTTACTACATTTTTACTTCCGGTTACAGAAAGACAAGGCGACATCGCGGTAAATGTAAGGACAGGAGCCGTCAGCAAAGGTGTTCTCGTCCCCAACGCTTACCGTACTGGTTTGAGTGTCCCTGGAAAGCAGAGGGCGTCTGCATCAACGGGATACTGGCGCCGGCGTCCTCGTCGTCTTTGGGAAAGGTTTGCGTGTCGAACGCCAGCTCATTGTGAATGCCTCTGAAAGCGGGAGACGGACTCTCAGCGAAGGCTGCGCCCAAAGCCGACACTCGCGACACGTCATTTACCGCGTCTACCTCAACTGGGACGTAAACAGTTCCAATGATTTCAATCAATAcgacccagaaaaaaaaaaaatcacacggAGGAGAAATTTGTTTTATAGTACATGTCGTCACTTAAAATAGGCCCGACAGTGCATGTGACTTGTAAATACATCTGGAGATGaaggcaaataaatgtaatccgTGTGGTATAAAACAACTTTTTGAGGGAAAACACTGTGCTGTTAAGTTTGGGGTCTATTTTCAAATGCGGAAATGTACTTCTCTTCCCTGTGGATGGAAGGAAAGCACAAACGGTCCGTGGCTCTCTCACTTGTAGGCCGCGCTCCTGAAGACACCTTCCCTTTTCTTCTGGCTGTGTTTCGTAGGTTCGATATCCCTCACTGATTCTCCATCCAGTGATGCAATTGTTCCTGCTTCCTACAATATGGAAccgtatttttttctctctctcttcccccccttGTCTCCACGGCACTCTCGAAAACAGAACAACCCCGGCTGGTAACCGGCACCGCCGTTTCGCCGTGCGTTTAATCAGGCGTCACCTTCCCCATGAAATTCATTGAAACACATTGATAATAATTCACTCATGTAGCTCGGACTATACGCAGCAAGACAACTCGTGCGAGTGAAGGTCAAACTGATAAGCTTAAAGCGTCTTAAATCCAATCGGTTTGACCGACCCAATTTAGGAATTCGCTGCCACGGCGCCAACGGTCCAGGTGGTTTCCATGTCATATAGTTGTTAGTACACTCAGTGCGAAGCTGCGGTACTCCTCAGCTCAACACTACACTCGGTCCCCAGTGAAGACGGTCAACGCCAATGCACCTGGTATGTCTGAGCGCAGTGCAACTGAATAACCGGGGGTTGCGATGCCTGGAAAACTCCATGATCCGCTGGACAAGTGGGCAGCTGTACCATTCTTACAGATGGCACTCTCCTTCCGCTGGGGCCGTTGCTGGCTGAGACCTGCGAAGGGGAACAGAGAAACTCAGTGTATTTTCCAAGCAAATCGCATAAATTCCAGAAATATGCCCTCGGCATCGTTAGTTTAGTAGGTACGATAATCAATGCTTCACgtgttagtttttcttttcGACATGATTTGATGACTAATACCTTTGGGAGACAGctggttaccatggtaacaatCACTGGGGGTAGCCAGGTGACATTTTATTCCAAAGCATTTCCAAGCTTTCGCTTTGTGATTACTGGAGGGAATTCATTTGGTTTCGGTCAAACGTGATCAGTTAATTTCCAATTTTACACTAACCTGTATGGGGGAAGAAACCTGGGGCACTGCTGGCATGATTTCAGTTTGCAGAGAAGCGACCACTGTTTCCATGGTCAGTGGGCtaaaaatgacagaacaaaaaacaactaTTAAATTTGACCATAAAAACTGGTTATGAAACACAAGAGAACGAATCTGAGTGTTTTACGCTGAATTTCCTCCTGATTTCATTTAGTACAAGCTTATTAAATCTAACTGTAAAATCTTGTCAGTAAAATTCAATGCAGTCGCTACATGAAATGTTCCAAAAAATTCAATGAAGCTGCTTGGATTAACgtcaaaacaaaccaaaaacaagCTGTTTCAACTCTTCAGAACACTCATGATTTACCAGAACGTGAGCGAAAACATTATTGCGTGGTATTATGACTGATGCGCTGTTTCGATCTTAAAAAGTAAagagttttgtttcttttacgTAGTGAGTTGGATTGATCACATTGATCCATTGGATTGATCCATTTATATATCTGTAGACTGGACAAAAAAAGGTTGAATAAGCTGTGGTAAAGGTACAACAAAATGGGCCCTggctgggacttgaacctacatgttttttttccatacatacAGGTGCATTTATTGACTTTTCACTCAGAGAAGATGCTTTTATATTGAGTGAATGACTGTCCTTCTTTTTCATTGGTGGGAAATTCAAAATACGGTCGACGATCAAgtcagaaaatgcaaaaaaaaaagaaaaaagatctttaaaaaaaatatattttcaagagAAACACCACGAGGGAGTGGTGTGACGCCGACTTAATCATTTCAAGAGTTCGAGGCgtcctgttaccatggagacagcAACAGACCCCAGAAATGgcagtaaatgaataatgttcAAGGACAGCAGTTGAGAAATTCGTGGCAAACATTATGATATTATgaactttttattttgcagttcgCAACTTAATATGTACATTAATCAAATGCACTGCGCTACGCGTTTTTTTGACCTAGTCAAGTTAAAATACTCTGGACACAAATATCGCTGTAAGACTGGATtttgctcattattattattattattagcgtTTTCTTCTAGTGTTTTGTGTAGCCGCTTTTTGCGCAGTGTGTGTTCGTTACTAACTCTTCACAGCCGACGGACCGAGCCGAGCGCCGCGCACACGTAACGGACACGTCTCTCCAACGCCACAGCGCCCCAAGCGGCCCCCTCTcctactcccccccccccccgacccacccCACGCGGCGCCCTGCCTGGCACGAACTCACCGAAAGAGCCTCGGACAGCGTCCGAAAGTCGCCGAAAACGTACGAAACTCTCCGAATGCGTCCGAAACTGTCCGAAAGCGCGCAACGCGCGGGATATTAAAGCGGCGAAGCCGAGCGACGCGAGAAGCGGCAGCGATCGCAGGGGAAGGCGAACGGCTGCCGGTGACGTCATTCACGTCCGCTGCAAAGaacaacgtttttttttttttcgcgtTTGCGCGCAGGACGCAAAGGTGACGAGCTGTCATTGGGCGGAAAAAAACAGGCCGTGTCCGTCACAGAACGTCAGCGGATGACGTCAGATGTCAAGCGCTTAACTGTATCGTTATTAAGcgcgggggggcgcggtggcgcagtgggttggaccgcagtctggggttcgaatcccacttgcggtgccttgcgatggactggcgtcccgtcctgggtgtgtcccctccccctacagccctacgccctgtgttgccgggttaggctccggttccccgcgaccctgcataggacaagcggctctgaaaatgtgtgtgtgtgtgtgtgtgtgtgtgtgttattaagcGTATTAAGCGAAGACGGATTGAACGGCTTGAACAGCCCGCGTGCGCTCAAGTAActactttatttaaattaccGTCGGTAACAGACGCGAGCGAATCTACTAGTTTACTCATTGTGTAACTAAATCTTAAAAATCTGTCAGTTTACAATAGAGCAGTCATGAAATTAATTGTTCAAAATGCATTGAATTCATCGTGAAACGTGCGGCACGGTTACCTTTTTTGGGGGGTAATTTCCTGACGACATCTAGTGGTTATTTGAAGACAGTAATTATTGTTTCAAAACGTTTTCATATGAGATCACTGTCACTACTTGCTATTATCTTATTTAATCAATGTCAGTATAAACAAGAATTATAATAAAAGTGAATGTGTTAAACAAACATGGTATTGTTTCCTTCGAGTCAttacatcaatttttttttaatgggtaaTTTTAAACCAGTCAGTCAAACTGACATAGTTTTACTTTTCTGATCCTCCTAATATTACACAGTGCAGTTAATGTGGGAAATTATTTatgcacatatttatttttttcaccttaTCCCTAACTTTAAAAACTAAGTTTTTTGCACACTCCTAATTGGACTTTTTTAATCCAACTGTGTCATTTTCATAACAAAAGTAGcatttcagttttgtaaaactgaaaattgtataaatatttaaatgagcaAAACTACCAATGATGTGCTTTGATTGTAAGATATTAgtccattaaaattaaaactttagaacaacaaaatgtatgaaatggaTACCTTGAGAAGAGACTGAAACCAAATCTaagttttctttaaattgcATAACACATGCTGTCACTGCAGaaagtgatatatatatatatatatatatatatatacacacacacacacattttcagaaccgcttgtcccgtacgggatatatatatatatatatatatatatatttctggcagaatatttgtacattttgtgaAACCACTGTTTGATAATAGCATATGAAATAAATCCATTCTAAATTGTCACTTAACCATCACCCCCCAAATATCCATTTCACATGGTTAATGCAACATATGAAATAGTGATCCCTTAGCTTATGATACTTTGCTGTcagattttaaaattcttttcttaTGCACAGAAAAGTGATTCTGACAATTTATCATGCTGTGAAAACAATGAGGACATGAAATCTGTACAATTAAATTTTGTCAGCAGTTCTGTTTTATCCCATTGTTCTTTCCATATAATCATCCGGCTGTATATTTAATAGAAGACCTTACTGTTATTAGATCTGCGCTGTCACAATTTAGACCTCCATGCCTGCATTGGAACCTTACTGTGTTATTGCCCTTGCACAGGCAGTCACATGGATCACATAACATTTGAGACACCCATTACCTGAACTGCAACAACctgtctggtaaataaattacattcatAGGGGTAGTTTACACagatggagcagctggtagtgtagtggaccCCAtgggttgtaggtttgaatcccacttccagccaTAGTACCATAGTGCAACgtatttgccctaaattacccagctgtataaatgggtaagtaactgtaagtaggttaacattataagttgctttggagaaaagcttcagctaaaggaataaatgtaagtgtattgCTCTGATAGTTTTACATTACAATATTATATGATATGCTATTCACCACCATCAGCAGCACTGCAGGAAACTTTACCTAAGATTATCCTCATATACTGACAATAACATCTTTAATAACAATACCCTCACGTAGAATTTATCGCAGATATCTCCCAGTAGCAtcaatattaatgtaaaaatgagaaacttacacacaaattaaaaatatacatcatCCTGTCACGAAGCAGTCAAGACGAGCAATTTTTAAAGTTGGTACTTCAAGACCTTTATCGGCATCCTTAGTTCTGGGATAAACCATCAACAAATTGGAGTTGTCCGTTTTTTTCTTGCGTCATTTTATAATATTGCAGAAGTGAAATTTCAGGGTCAAAGTTGTAATTAAATtgaatatataaatttattGAGTGATTAATAtgtgaatttattaatttatacataaTTCATTTCGTATGTTTTGTTATTGTCGCGGTTGGTCGACCCTCCAGCTGATGTAATAGTATCGTCCGTGAGTAGGGTAATGGAGGAGGTGTAGCTAGCTAAGTGAAGAAAAAAGATCAAGGTGGTGACAGCAGGggaattttagtttttttaaaaaatagta
The window above is part of the Scleropages formosus chromosome 19, fSclFor1.1, whole genome shotgun sequence genome. Proteins encoded here:
- the LOC108927802 gene encoding cAMP-responsive element modulator-like isoform X1, whose protein sequence is METVVASLQTEIMPAVPQVSSPIQVSASNGPSGRRVPSVRMVQLPTCPADHGVFQASQPPVIQLHCAQTYQEAGTIASLDGESVRDIEPTKHSQKKREGVFRSAAYKGIHNELAFDTQTFPKDDEDAGASIPLMQTPSAFQGHSNQYGMAVPGPAVLDYAGNVNQPFFIPGNSMLVHAAAGDMSAYQIHSPTSSLPQGVVMAVSPGPLHGSQQLAEEATRKRELRLMKNREAARECRRKKKEYVKCLENRVAVLENQNKTLIEELKVLKDLYCHKAE